The following nucleotide sequence is from Planctomycetia bacterium.
CGAGTCATTCTCGGACTCGAAGCGGCAACCGTCGATAACTCGTTGCCGCATATGGTGTAACTTCATGCTGAACGAGGTTGCCGTGGGCAGGTCATCGGCCTTGCAACGCATGAATTCGCAGAGCGCATCCCGCAGTTCACGGAACTCAGCGTCCTCCGATTGATGCACGTTGTGCAGTACCTCGGCAGTCGATTTCGAGGCGCTGGCATAGGCGCGCAGCCATGCATGAATCAAGTTTGCGGCGGCGTTCGCCTCGACGTCTGACTGCTTCGCCAACTCCAATCGGGTGGTGCCGGGGTCCGCCAATCCAAGCCAAGTGATTGCCCCACGGATCAGCCTTGACCACTGCTCGAAGGATCCCCACTCAACCAATTGCATTTCCGGGCAGCCAGCGACGAAGTAGGCCCGCAGGATGGTGAGCGCTGCTCGTACTAAATCGCCTCGAATCCGGCGCACGTGGGCCTTTAAGTCCGCATGGACAAAGTCGGTACGCTGCTCGGGTCGTTCTAAGTCTGTCTCAATGCGGATATGCAGGCACCGGCGAGCTGTATCCGCCTGAAGGGCGACGTTATTGGCGGTGGCATACCAAATCGTCTGCAGCCGAGCTTTAGCGTTCTTGTTTTCCTTCAGCAACCGGTCCGACCAAATCGTGCTGGTGAGCGCGGCATCGAGACTGGGCCAGCCAAATCGCCCCGCAATATTGTCGATCAATACCATTGGCAGAGCTTCAACAGCGATCGAGGTGATTCTTTTTCTCCATTCCGAGTCGTCTGTGGCGGCGGGCATAGCGGCCATGTCGCGACCAGTAGTGATGATGCCGATCGTATTCGCCAACAGCCCCCCGCCGGCACCTCGCACATTCTTGTCGATCATGAACAGCGGTACGCAACCCTCAAACGCGTGGCGCGCAAACGGCGTCAAGACGCTGGCGAGCCAGCCGGATTTGTGTGCTTCACTGGCAAAATGAAAGTCGCACACCACATCCAACAGCTCTTGCGCAGCGGCCTGTGCGTCGTCACGGCTAGGTTCTGGCTTGATCAAGGGCATGGCCAGGTTTGGGACAAAAAGCAACCCAGTCGCCCGATCGTAGCCTGGCGCGGTGACGACGCTTCCGTCTGGCCGAAGCATCGGCGCTTCAGTAATGCCTTCCAACCGACGAATGCCGGGCCATGATCCACGAGCAGCCGCTTGTTTGACGCACTCTCCATCAACGCGGCTCGGCTTCATCTCACCTTTGCGGTTGTAGGTAAACCAAGCGGCCTCGCGAGAAAGAATCTCACGCAACCGCGGCAACGGCAGCGAAACAATTCGCGGTGAGTCTTTGGGGCGGCTCAGAAAACTCGGAAGACAGTCGTCACGAACCACATGTACAAGGGTTCCACCGCGCTGATAGACCTCTGTTGCGTTTCCCAAGGCCGCAACGGCACGCTCAGTAGCTACGTGCTCTTCGGTCGTGACAATGATTTGGGGGCGACCGTCTGTTACCGTGCACGGCTCCCCGGCAGGCTGCGCAAACTGGTCCCCCAAGCTCTTTCCTCGCTTCGTCTTCGTCTCGGCTGCGCGCAATCGTTTCATGACTTCAGCCTCTTTGAACTCAGCCGGGAATGGGGCCAGTCGATGGATTTCGCCCACGAGTCGCGTCGCCTCGCTGTCGCTCAAGTCCAACTCCACTGCGATGCAACAGACCTTCAGCAACCGCCGCGATCCGTCGTTTTCCTCCATCACCTTGATGCTGATTGCACGCTTCATGGCCTGGCGAAAGCGGTCATCACTCCCCGTGCCGGGAGTTTTTGCTTGTTGTGACGGCGCTTTCGCACCATGCGCGTTCTGAATCTGTTGAACGATCGCGTCGAGTGCCTGCTGAGCTTCGATAATCTCGGCGTGCTCGGCGTCAACGACGTGGCCTGTCAAGGCGAAGTATCGCCCCTGATCGTAGGTTTCAATTTCGATTCCATCCACCGCGGCCTTGTGCTTGATGCCCTCGGGCAGTTTGCCTTTGACGATCAACTTCACGCCGGTGCCGGATGGAGACACCTCGGCATAGCTCGGGATAGCAGCCAGGACGCGTTGCGCCGTCGGGTGCAATTCGCCCGTTGCAGCGTCGCGGCACTTGTCGAGGTCGATGCCAGCGTACGCGTCATCAGCGGAAAACTGAAAACCGATTCCGGCCAGCCCCGGGAACCGCTCCAGGTATGATTGCCAGCAATGCACGAAGCGATTCCAGCTATTGGGGTCGTCACAACTTGCATTTCGGCGATTGACGGGATCCACAGGCACTTTGCGAGGCTTTGCGCCGGCATTGCCTGGGCGCGCTTCCCACGCCACCCACTGTTTGAGGCTCTTCAATTCAGCGGGAAGGCCATCGCCATTAACCTTGAGCCACTCTGGCGTGGCGACAAGCGTCGCGTTTCCGTTTAGGGGCGTCATTCGTGGCCTCCTTCTTCTGCCGGCCCCCGCAGGTCCAGGTACGTGCGCAGCTCCGTTTGGGCGTTGTACATCAGCCGCTTATATTGCTTGACGTCCTGGAGCAGCTGTTGAATGCGGATCTGGCGATAGTAGTCCAAGAGTTCTTCCAACAATTCAACCGGCATGCGCATCGCATATCCCGCTTGCGCACGCACCTCTTCGCCGCCGCCGTATTTCTCGACATACTCGGCAACGTCGCGCAACATCTGGTGAAGACGCTCGGGATGGTCTGCAAGGCGAACCAGATCATGACTTTGCTGAGGTGGCAGTTCTGCGTAGGGGTAGAATTCTTGGTCGAATTCATCGTAGGTGCTCATTCGGCGACCTCCAATCCCGCAATCATTGAATCGAGCGTTTGCCGCTCGGCGGCCTCTACGTGGCGAAGCTGCGTCAAGGCGCGATTGTCGATATGCTCCACGATGCAGCTATGAACGATGTTCCGCGGTTCCCTCGGCAGAATAGCATCGACTTCGACTGACTCGCCGACGAACGACTTTGAGCGGCTGCCACTCGTCTTGGTTGGCCTGGTCGGCAGGTCGAATTCATCGATCTGTTGCTCGGTGACGGCTTCACGCTCGAAATGAATCTCCGCGGCCGGCGCGAAGGCGCTCAGGTCGCGTTCCACCTTTCGCGGAATGTCGACTCCGCTCGGATCTTGATCACCGAAGTAGTAGATATAGGTTGGCTTGTGTTCGGCCATGCTCTCCGCCGAAGAATGCAAGAAAGTGAGCGATGGATAGCCGCGCGTGACCATCAGGGGAACGTCCCACTCGACCGTCACGTCTAGCAGTACGCCGGCCAATGCGTCCTTCTCCAGCCAGACTTCCACATCCACTTCTTGGCTGTCCCAGATAGCGCGTCGGTAGGTTTGCTGCGTGATGCGGAGCATTTCCTGCATGGACGAATAGGTGCGAGGCTTTCGCTGCCAGCGGGTGTTGTCAGCGATCCAGTGATACGGCATTTGGCCGCGGCGCCGCATCTCCGCCAGCAGCCTATAGACCGTCGTTTTGTACTCGGCCTCCGTCTTGGCAATGGTGCCTCTCGTAACCAGTTGGTAGTAAATTTGGCGCACGGTCATCGGCCGTTCCGCCTCGACCAGCTCCAGGATGGTGTCGCAGAGACTGGAGATGCTTACCTTCGACCGCCTCGGGCGCTTTTTGGGGTAGACCCATAATTGAGTTCCGTCGTGTTCGCGACCGACGGCACCGCGACGACGGGGGGCCGTTCGGCAGAACGGGTTGACTTCATGATGCTTCGCCTACCAAGGGGCTCACTCCGGCCTTTGGGCGGAGTGCTCGAATACGCCCAGGCCTATTTGAAAAACTCAACGACGTTTTCGGTCGAGCGTTTCCGGCGAGGAGAAGCGGCCGGAACCGGAATGACTTGGCGAGATCGCTCAAACGCTTCAATGTCCGCGACATCGATCAAATAACGGGGGCGCTGCCCCCGCTTAGTGGCCCCGTTGATGGCTCGGAGTTCACCGGTGCGGATCCAAGCGATAATCTTGCCCGGCTCCACGCCAAACAACCTGGCGACTTCCGGCGGTGTGAACTTGCGCTTGGTCAGTTGCACGGCGCGGCCCCATGCTCTGTGGAGGTCGCAGCGGGTACCTGACGCAACGTCGCCTCAACGACGTGCCAATCGAAGCGGACGCTGCCGTCTGGCAAGACAACGTGAGGGAGCTTCCGGCGCTTGGCCAGCCGCTCGGAACGCCCCAACGGCCAAGAAAGCCGCTTGTCGATCTCGATCCCCAAAAGCAACATATTGTGTTTCTCCCCATAAACTCATGGGGATCAACGCAATTGCGCGAATTCAAAGGACCTTTCCAGACCTTTATTGAACTTTTGGCATTTTTCCGAATTGAAACGGTAAGCTCACCGCTTCCGACGTCCCTTTTTTACCGAGCCTCGGATTTCGGGAGCCATCACCTCCCCGTCACGCCCATGCTTATACTGGGCTGAGAGAGTCGCGCCTTTGTTTTGCTTCTTGGCGTCGAGCTCGGCCATCCTAGACTCCAACGTATTCCACCATTGAACTAAGCCTTGCTTGACCACCGAAGGTCTACTGCCGCGGCCGCCCAATTTTATTGGGCCTTCGAACTCGCTGTTCAGCTTTCGGACCAATTCCTTGTTCTCGTTCGGCTGCTTGACGGCATCCAATATCGAGGGCCAGCCGAACAATCGCGCCACCGGCGCCAGGTTGTTTGAAGTCGGTGAGGTCAAGGCGGGCGGTAACGTGGCGCCAGCTGAAACTCGCGTGGCACTTTGACGAAGCTCGCGCACCGCAGTGTTCAACGAATGCACATCCACGCCCTGCACAAAGCACCATCGAGTCGACTCATGCCCATGAGGTGATTTCCCTTCGCCAAATCTGATTGTCGGAACTGCGTTCAAGAGCCATCGGTCTGGCACTTCGATACCAGTTCGAAGCAACCTTTTTTGAGCATCTTTTACGGTGAATTCCTGCGCCTGTGCCCACCTTCGCAAAGCGTCGGTCAACT
It contains:
- a CDS encoding helix-turn-helix domain-containing protein, translating into MQLTKRKFTPPEVARLFGVEPGKIIAWIRTGELRAINGATKRGQRPRYLIDVADIEAFERSRQVIPVPAASPRRKRSTENVVEFFK